A window of Microbispora hainanensis genomic DNA:
CGCGAGCCCAGCTCGCCCGCCTTGGTGATGCCGCCGAACGGGCTCCACGGCAGGAACGCGATTTCGAGCTCCGCGCACAGCTCCAGCTCCGGCTCGCTGGAGCGGAAGGCCGGGGAGAACTGGTTCTGCACGCTGACCAGACGGCCACCGAGGATGTCGTTGGCCTGGCGGATCTGGTCGGGGTCGGCGTTCGAGATGCCGGCGTAGCGGATCTTGCCCGCGTCCAGCAGGTCGCGGATCGCCCCGACCGAGTCCTCGTACGGCACCTGCGGGTCGGGCCGGTGGAACTGGTAGAGGCCGATCGCGTCGACGCCCAGCCGCTTGAGCGAGGCGTCGCACGCCTGCTTGAGGTAGTCGGGCGAGCCGTTCTGCGTCCAGGTGCCGTCGCCGGGGCGCAGATGCCCGCCCTTGGTGGCGACCAGCACGTCCGAGGTGTCGCCGCCGTAGCTCGCCAGAGCCTTGGCGATCAACGTCTCGTTGTGGCCCACCTCGTTCGCGTGCAGGTGATAGGCGTCGGCCGTGTCGATGAGCGTCACCCCGGCGTCCAGTGCCGCGTGGATGGTCGCGATGGAGCGCTGCTCGTCGGGCCGCCCCTCGATGGACATCGGCATGCCCCCGAGACCGATCGCGCCGACCTGCACGTCGCCGATGCGGCGAGTCCGCATAAGAAGATCCCCCTTCGAATGGCACAGATCAGAGTTCTGTGTCCTATCCTGCGGATTCGGCATTAAGCCGTCCAACAGAAGATTCCGATCGCATTGAGCAGCGTGGGTGATAAGCGGTGGAGTTACGGCAGCTCAGATACTTCGTGGCGGTCGCCGAGGAGAGCCACTTCACACGGGCGGCCGATCGTCTGCGCATCGCGCAGTCCGGTCTGTCGGCCTCCATCCGCGCGCTCGAACGGGAGCTGGGCGCCGACCTGTTCCGCCGCAGCACCCGGCAGGTGCGGCTCACGCCCGAGGGCAGGGCGCTGCTGGTGGAGGCCAGGCGGGCGCTCGCCGCGAGCGACGCGGCACGTGAGGCCGTCGCCGCCGTCCAGGGGCTGCTGCGCGGATCGCTGTCCATCGGCTCGCTGCAGTGCCTGCACGCGGTGGACCTGCCGGCCGTGCTCGCCGGGTTCGTGCAGTCGCATCCCGGTCTCGACATCCGGCTGCGCCACGGCGGCTCGGGCGAGCTGGTCGAGCAGGTGCGCGAGGGCCGCCTCGACCTCGCCCTGGTGTCCCGCCCGGCGCACGAGCCCGACGACCTCGTGGTGGCCCCTCTCTCGTCCGAGCCGCTCGTGCTGGCCTGCGCGCCGGGGCACCTGCTGGCCGCGTCCGGGAAGGTGCGGCTGGAGGCGCTGCGGGGCGAGCGGTTCGTGGACTTCCCGCCCGACTGGGGCACCCGTACGCGGGCCGACGAGGCGCTCGCCTCCGCCGGCGTCGAGCGCCACGTGGCCCTGGAGGTCACCGACGTCCACTCCCTGCTGGATCTCGTGGGCAACGGCCTCGGCGTCGCCCTGGTCCCCCGGTCGTTCTCCCTCAAGACCACCCGCGTGCGCTTCCTGGAACTCGCCGATCCCGTTCCGATGTGGGAGACCGTGGCGGTGAGCGGAGCGCCCGGCGGCGCCGCGGGGGCGGCATTGCTCGAGGAGATCTACCACGCCTCACGTTGACTTTTGCGTCAAAAATCACCCAAATTGGTATATAACACCTCTTAAGCCTTCGGGGTTCGGCCCCAAGGCTCCTCCCGAACGGCCGACGACCACGAAGGCGACTCCCATGAGCGTGCACGTCCACGTCCGCCTCAACGACGGTTACGCAGTCACCGAGGACGGTCAGCTACTGGAGCGGACAAGCTGCCACTGCGGCGCCTCCTGGGAGACCTTCTTCCAGGTCGACGAGGGCGAGCCCGAGAACATCTGACCCCTGACCATGCTCACCGCCCGGCGCGGGCGATGATCTCCAGCAACGCGCGGTGCGTCTCCCGGTCGGCCGCCACGACGAGCCCGCCCGCACCGGTGTGCAGCGGCTCGCCGTGGATGCCGGTCACCACGCAACCGGCGGCCTGGCACAGCGCGATCCCGCCCGCGAAGTGCACGCTGTCGCGCAGGTGGCCGTCGGTGACGTACGCGGCGCGCCGGCCGGCGGCGACCCACGCCACCGCCAGAGTGGTGGAGACGACCCGCGGGCGGAAGCGCTCGGCGAACCCCGGGTCGGCGAGGAGCGCGGCGGCCCGGAAGGCCGGCGCGTTCGGGAACGGCGGGTCGAGGTTGACGTCCACCAGCCGCGACTCGGCCGACGGCACGAGCCGCTCATCCCCGGTGCCCTGAGCCTCCCTGACCTCCCCAGCGCCTCCGGTATCCGCGCCGTCGCCACCGTCCCGGGCGCCCCTCGCGACCTCGCCATCTCCGCCATCCCAAGCGCCGTCGGCGTCCTTGACGCCCCGGGCGCCCCTCGGGTCCTGGGCGTCGCGGGTGTCTCCGGCGTCGCGGCGGACGTACGCGTGCGCGCCGTCCGTCCAGAACACCTCGCCGGCGAAGGGGTCGGCGCAGGCCGCCGCCGTGACGGCGGAGCCCGTCCGCAGGGCGACGTTCACCGCGACGAGCATGGTGCGCGCGGCGTAGTTCAACGTGCCGCACAGGGGATCGACCAGCCACTCGCGCTCCGCGCCGTCCCGCCCGGTGCGGCCGCTCTCCTCGCCCGTCACGGCGTCGTCCGGGCGAGCCGCGCGGATGACGCCGAGGATGGCCTTCTCCGCTTCGATGTCGGCGACCGTGGCGAAGTCGTCCGCCGATTTCGCGAAGCGCGTCAGCGACGTCCCCCACATGGCGCGCACGACGGCGGCTCCGGCTCGCGCCGCCGCCAGGGCCAGCTCCTCGTCTGTGATCGGCACGAGGACAGGACTACCACTCCCGGCACCGGCCTGCGGCACGGGCGGCGTCTCACCGACCACGCCTCTGGGACTCGGCGCCGCCGACCAGCGCCGTCACACGGCAGGGCCGCCTCTCACCAGTCACGACCGTAGGCTGGGCGTCATCGTCCATGGCTCCGCCTATGGGCTCCTTCTCGGCCTTGGGACGCGTCTACCCGAATCTCGGCTCGCGACGGGCGGCATTCGTCAGACGCGCCCTCACTGGGCGGGGATCTCCCCAAGGCGAATGGTTCTCACTAGGCTGATCCAGAAGTTTCCTCTGTTCTGGTGCTGGAGCCGCTCATGTCCCCCGCCTCGCCGGATGTCGCCCTCGCCCGCCGTCAGTCGCTCGCGGACCTGCTCCGGCGCTCCGCCCGGCGGCATCCCGCCCGGCTGGCCGTGGCGGACGCCGCCCAGGCGCGCACGTACGCGGAGCTCGACGAGGACGTGACGCGGGTGGCGGGCGCGTTGACCGCCCGGGGCGTACGTCCCGGGGACCGCGTGGCGGTGCTGTCGCGCAACAGCGTGGACTACGTGCGGACCATCTTCGGCGTGGCCCGCGCCGGGGCCGTTCTCGTGCCGGTCAACTTCATGCTGGGAGCCGACGAGATCGCCTACGTCCTGTCCCACTCCGGCGCGGTCGCGCTGATCGCGCAGGACGCACTGCTGCCGGTGGCGCGAGACGCGGCCAAGCAGGCCGACGGGCTGCGCCTGCGCATGGTCTACGGCACGCCGGACGAGGGCTGGGAGCCGTTCGACGCGCTGCTCGCCGAAGATGTGGCCGAGCCGGTCGTGCCGATCGGGCCCGACGACCCCGCGCAGATCCTCTACACCTCGGGCACGGAGTCGCGCCCGAAGGGCGCCGTGCTGTCCCACGCCGCGCTGATCGCCCAGTATGCGAGCTGCGTCATCGACGGCGGCATGACCCGCGACGACGTCGAACTGCACGCGATGCCGCTGTTCCACTGCGCCCAGCAGCACTGCTTCCTGGTGCCGGACATCCAGCTCGGCGCGTCCAGCCACATCCTTCCCGGGGCCGATCCGGCCGCCGTGCTGGAGGCGATCGAGCGCCACGGCGTGACCAAGTTCTTCGCGCCGCCCACGGTGTGGATCTCGCTGCTGCGCCACCCGGACTTCGACCGGCGCGACCTGTCCTCCCTGCGCAAGGGCTACTACGGCGCGGCGATCATGCCGGTCGAGGTGCTGCGGGAGATCGGCGAGCGGCTGCCGGACGTGCGCCTGTGGAACTTCTACGGCCAGACCGAGATGGCGCCGGTCGCGGTGATGCTCCAGCCGGAGGACCAGATCCGCAAGGCGGGCTCGGCCGGCCAGGCCGCGCTGAACGTCGAGACGCGGGTCGTGGACGCCGACGGCAACGACGTCCCTCCCGGGGAGATCGGGGAGATCGTGCACCGCAGCCCGCACGCGATCCTCGGCTACCTGGACGACCCCGAGAAGACCGCCGAGGCGTTCCGCGGCGGCTGGTTCCACTCGGGCGACCTCGGGGTGATGGACGAGGAGGGCTACCTCACGGTCGTCGACCGGATCAAGGACATGATCAAGACCGGCGGGGAGAACGTCGCCAGCCGCGAGGTCGAGGAGGTCGTCTACGAGCACCCGGCGGTCGCCGAGGTGGCCGTAGTCGGGGTCCGCCACCCGAGCTGGATCGAGGCGGTCGTCGCGATCGTGGTGACCAAGCCGGGCG
This region includes:
- a CDS encoding aldo/keto reductase gives rise to the protein MRTRRIGDVQVGAIGLGGMPMSIEGRPDEQRSIATIHAALDAGVTLIDTADAYHLHANEVGHNETLIAKALASYGGDTSDVLVATKGGHLRPGDGTWTQNGSPDYLKQACDASLKRLGVDAIGLYQFHRPDPQVPYEDSVGAIRDLLDAGKIRYAGISNADPDQIRQANDILGGRLVSVQNQFSPAFRSSEPELELCAELEIAFLPWSPFGGITKAGELGSRFAPFAEVARERNVSPYQVCLAWMLAKAPVVIPIPGSSRPETILDSVKAVDLELSSEELSRLDVAG
- a CDS encoding LysR family transcriptional regulator, producing the protein MELRQLRYFVAVAEESHFTRAADRLRIAQSGLSASIRALERELGADLFRRSTRQVRLTPEGRALLVEARRALAASDAAREAVAAVQGLLRGSLSIGSLQCLHAVDLPAVLAGFVQSHPGLDIRLRHGGSGELVEQVREGRLDLALVSRPAHEPDDLVVAPLSSEPLVLACAPGHLLAASGKVRLEALRGERFVDFPPDWGTRTRADEALASAGVERHVALEVTDVHSLLDLVGNGLGVALVPRSFSLKTTRVRFLELADPVPMWETVAVSGAPGGAAGAALLEEIYHASR
- a CDS encoding inositol monophosphatase family protein produces the protein MPITDEELALAAARAGAAVVRAMWGTSLTRFAKSADDFATVADIEAEKAILGVIRAARPDDAVTGEESGRTGRDGAEREWLVDPLCGTLNYAARTMLVAVNVALRTGSAVTAAACADPFAGEVFWTDGAHAYVRRDAGDTRDAQDPRGARGVKDADGAWDGGDGEVARGARDGGDGADTGGAGEVREAQGTGDERLVPSAESRLVDVNLDPPFPNAPAFRAAALLADPGFAERFRPRVVSTTLAVAWVAAGRRAAYVTDGHLRDSVHFAGGIALCQAAGCVVTGIHGEPLHTGAGGLVVAADRETHRALLEIIARAGR
- a CDS encoding fatty acyl-CoA synthetase, with translation MSPASPDVALARRQSLADLLRRSARRHPARLAVADAAQARTYAELDEDVTRVAGALTARGVRPGDRVAVLSRNSVDYVRTIFGVARAGAVLVPVNFMLGADEIAYVLSHSGAVALIAQDALLPVARDAAKQADGLRLRMVYGTPDEGWEPFDALLAEDVAEPVVPIGPDDPAQILYTSGTESRPKGAVLSHAALIAQYASCVIDGGMTRDDVELHAMPLFHCAQQHCFLVPDIQLGASSHILPGADPAAVLEAIERHGVTKFFAPPTVWISLLRHPDFDRRDLSSLRKGYYGAAIMPVEVLREIGERLPDVRLWNFYGQTEMAPVAVMLQPEDQIRKAGSAGQAALNVETRVVDADGNDVPPGEIGEIVHRSPHAILGYLDDPEKTAEAFRGGWFHSGDLGVMDEEGYLTVVDRIKDMIKTGGENVASREVEEVVYEHPAVAEVAVVGVRHPSWIEAVVAIVVTKPGVTVTEEELRAHVRARLAAFKVPKAVAFVDALPKNPSGKILKRELRERHAALADRIPGLRLPGGQEG